The sequence CCCGCAACTGGTGGTGATATTTTAGCTAAGGGTAAGGTTTCGTTTCCGAAGTCGCTACCGGAAGTAAAGGATTTTAGTAAGTCGAAAATAGCTTTAGATTTTGATGCTCGAATTGCTAATCCGCAAGCAATTGCTGCCAACTATGGCGTTACCGATGAGATGCTGAAGTTGGGAAGATTATTGGCTGAAGGTGAGGTTAGCGGTACGATTGCAAATCCTCAAGGCGCTTTATCGTGGGAGTTACCTAGAGCGGTAGCAGATATTGTTGGCAGAGTTTCTGGTGGTGGTAATGTTAGGTTAGCTGGTAATCGAGTTACTTCAAATAATACGATACAAACTGCTGAAGGTAAGGTAAATGTTGATGGTAGAGCCAATTTAGCTACGAATAATTGGAATGCTGCTGTTAATGCGAATCGTTTGGCTTTGAATCCGTTTTTGGCGAAAGTTGAAAATGTTGGGGAAAGGATTAAACAAAGTCGGATATTTTTACGACGTGCTGATATAAATTTAGCGGGAAGTTTAAATAATTTTAATCCAGGGAGCATTCGCGGTAATGCTGATGTCAATTTAAATATTAATCAAGGGAATGTTGCTGTCAACGGTAATTTAAATCGCGGAATTTTGACGGCGAATGCCAATGTTAGGGGAATTGGTTTAAATAAAATTGTGCCGGAGCTGCCTTTAGCTGTGACGGTTGCCAATACAAAGGCTAATGTTTCTGGTAGGTTGAATGATTTATTAGAATTTGAATCTATTGATAGTTTGGATAGTTTCCGCGCTTCCGTTAACGGAAATTTGATTTTACCGGAAGTTAAGGGAAGAGGTAGAGTTGATTTTAACGGGAATGGGAATTTTGCGACGAAGAATTGGAATTTGGTTGCGAATGCGAATTCTTTACCTATAAGTAGTTTATTGTCGGCAGAGCAAAGACAGCAATTTCGGTTAAATCAATTAAATCAGCCAGTTACTTTAAGGCGCGGCAATGTTAGATTGGCTGGAAATCTCGATATTATCAACGATTTTGATTTTAATAAGGTGAATGGTAATGCCGATTTAAATTTGGCTGTTAATAATGGTAGCGTGAGAGTTGACGGCAATTTGAATCGGGGAATATTACAAGCGAATGTCAACGCTAATAGTATTGCCGCAAATCCGTTTTTACCAGAATTACCCTTACCTGTAACGGTAGCGAATACCAGAGTTAATCTTTCTGGTAGAGTAAATCAGCTACTAGAATTTGAATCGATTGAAAACTTAGACAAATTAAATAGTTTCCGCGCTACTGCTAACGGAAGATTAATTGTACCCGGCAGCAGAGGGGATATTAATTTCAATGCGAATGGTAATTTAGCGACGAATAATTTACAAGCTGTTGTAAATGCAAATCGAATTTCGTTAAATCAACTTGTCGAAAATTCACCTTTACCTGTGACGGTGAATAATAGTAGAGTCAACGTTGCCGGTAAGATAAATCAGCTTTTAGCAAATAACTTTGATAATCTTAACGCCGATGTTAATGCTAATTTAACAGTTGCTCAAGGTAGTGTCAGAGCGATCGCCAACCTCAATAATGGTAGAATCGCTAGCAATATCAACGCTAATAATGTCAACACATCTGTATTATGTCGCAGTTTTGATATACGGTGTCCCGAACTTTCCCAACTATCGGCTAAATTAAACTTGGCAGGAGAAATTAAACCTTTACTTGAAGGGAATCCGATTTTAATTCAAGCCAACCAAGCTTATGTTAATACCCTGCAACAAGAATTAAACGCCAAAGGGCAAATTGTGATTGTACCAGGTGACGATGGTATATCTTCTTGGAATGTTGCCACCGATTTAAACGTTGATGCAAATTCTAACTTATCTAAAATTCCTTTAAAATCTATAGCGCGAGAGTTAGATGAAGAAGGTATACCAAAAATTAAAGGTAGAGCCAATTTTTCCGGTAGACTTATCGGCAGAAATTTAATTTCAGCACCTTTTGCTCCCGGTAACGTCAGATTAGCAGGAAATTTAAACTTAAGAAATCTGGCTTTAGATAATCGGATAAAATTTCAACCTTTATTACAAGGTCCTGTTGATATAAACTTAGGAAACAGCATCGAATTTGATTTGCAAGGTAAAACAGATCGAATCGCCGCTAGTTTACAACCTTGTAATCGAGAAAATTGTTTATCTCCTTATCTTCCCAGCTTTTTCGACCTCAGACAAGGAGTAAATACCCAAAATCCGATTCTGCTCGCAGGTAGAAGACAAGGGGATGTTTTAGATATCGATTTGAAAAATGCTTCCTTATCCTTATTAAATCTTGTTCCCGTTGTCGAAGAAACTATCGGTACTACCGTAGATGGTAAAGTAACCGGAAATCTGGATGTAAATCTTTTCAACTTAGCAACTGCTGGCAATATTCAAGTAGAAAATCCTGCAATTGGTGCTGTCAAAGCCGAAGAATTCGTTGCCGCTTTCTCTTATGATGGGGAAAATGCTCGTGTCGATGCAGCAACTTTGCAAATTGGTAAAACCGAATATGCTTTGCAAGGCAATTACAATTTAAAATCCCAGGATATTAACGGTAGATTGGTAGCAGATAATGCGAGAGTGCAAGATATTTTCGCTGCTGTTAATGTATTTAACTTGGAAGATTTGCAAGGTGGAGTTGATAATATATTAAATCCCGAATACGGTGATGCTGATAACTTACCAACTCAACCAGTTGGAAAACCTAATGCTCCTATATTAGAACAAATCCGCTTGTTTGCAGAAATTGTCAATCGCATTCAACAACAAGCTGCTTTACAGCAAGATGAAAATACGATTCAATTTGATATTCAAGGGGAATACGATGCCGAAGTTGCCGTTGCCGGAAAACTTACAAATCCCCAAGTTAATTTTCAGCTATTAGGTGACGATTGGCAATGGCGACCTCAAGAAGAATATGTTACATACAATGCCCGTAAAGGCGTTATTGTCAAACAAAATCAAGCTATAGATATTAGTAAAGTAGTTGCTAGGGGAAATTATAGCAACGGAATAATTAAATTAGATCCAGCACAAGTCAATGTGGAAGGTGGCGAAATTGCTGTTGATGGAAGTTTAGAATTAGATGGATTCAAATCCTTGGGAACAGTAAAAATTGCAAATCTTCCCGTAACTTTAGCCGAAAGGTTTGTTGATTTACCAGTTGATATCGGCGGCACCTTCAATTTACAAGCAAACCTCGGTGGAAGTGCATTCAAACCAGATATTCCGGAAGGTACATTTTCCTTAATTAACGGTACCATCAACAAAAAATCTTTAGGAGAATTAGCCGGAAATTTCAACTATCTTGATTCTACTGGTAGACTTGTTACCACTCCTAATTCCGTTGTTAAAGTTGATGCAACGGTTGCTTACCCCCTACAGCTAGATAGAAGAAATACCGTAGCAGTACAAGCTAAAATTGATAACCAAGCTTTTCAACTTTTAGATGCTTTCACGCAAAACCAACTGCAATGGGTTGATGGTAATGGAGAAGTTGCGATCGCGATTGATGGCGATTTAAATACCGAAGCCAATACAATTCGCGGAATATTGAGCGATCTAGTCGCAACAACTGCTATTAATATTGAAAATGCCACTATTAAAACTAAGCAGTTAGAAAGCGAGATTAAATTATCTGCTGTCGGTAACGCTGTTTTAGATGATGAAATTATTCAAGTAGAAGCAATATCCGGTAATTTAGCTAACAGCCCATTTAGTATCGCGGGCAATTTACCTATCTTTCAACCTCAAGGCAATCAACCCTTAACTGTAATTTTGGGTTCTAGGAATGCTAAATCTGAAGATATAATCTTTGAAGATATAGAACCTCAAAAAATTAAATTGAAAGGTTTATATAGCGGAGAAATTGCTTCTTATATAAACGTTTCCCGTACAGTATTGAATCCCGTAATTAGTGGAGATATTCTGTTACAAAAAGGCAAAGTTGATATCCCCAAACGCGAAGAAGAAAATACCGAAGAAGCAACAGCGAAATTAAAAAATGCCGCAAATGAAGTTGCAACTCAATCTAAACAATTAAACCAACCCCAACAGCCAAATGATTTACCTATTAACCCCACATTTGACAATTTTAAAGTCACTTTAGGTAGAGGTTTTAAATTTAGCCGCAGTCTACCGCGAGTTAACTTCCGCATGGCAGGGGATATTACAGTTAATGGTGGTTTAAATAATCTCCGGGGTAATGGACAAATTGAGCTTAAACGAGGTAGCTTGTTCCTACTAGAAAACTCATTCTTCATCACCCGCGATCGCAAACAAGTAGTTACATTTTCACCAAACCGCAGTTTACTAAATCCCCAACTTGATGTAGAATTACAGACTACAGTAGTTGACGCTCCAAACTTTGACCGTTTAGAAGCAGATAATAACGAAATACGAGATGATATTGTTGCAGCAGCGAACCCAGAACAAATTGATGTCAGAATTTTAGTTGAAGGTGAAGCAAACCAACTACTTGCTTCTTTAGGTAACAGTGCATCTGATGGAGATGCTTGCATAACATATCAAAGAAATGTCCGATTATCCGAATTAGGGACAAACGTTACCGAATCCGAAAATAAATTAAGAAAAGTTTCCGACTGCATCAACGCGAATAGTAAAGTAAGCATACAAACCAAAGATTTGCTTGATAACCCCGCAGTAGCATTAACAAGTATCCCCAGTCGTAGTAACAGTGAAATTTTATCGCTGCTAGGAAATCGTACTTTTGCAGCAATACAAAAACTCGAACAACAACTTACTAGCGGAAACGAAGCGGAATTGCTTGAATCTTTAGTATTAGACTATTTAGTTGCACCTTTAGAAACAGAAATTACCCAAGAATTTTTATATCAAGCTCAGAAGCCTGTAAACTCTTTGGGTAAATCAATTGGGTTAACCAGATTGCAGGTATTTCCTTCGTTTACAGGGTTAAAAGATATTAACGAAAATTCTTCAGCCAGATTTGTTTACGATTACGAAGCGGGTGAGTTTCGATTACAGTATGAAGCGAGATTTTAGTTCACGAAAGAAGAGGGAAGAAGAACCCACATTTAAAAAAGTGGGATTGAAATTGTGACTAATGCATCGCTGTGGGGGAGAAGGGTATTTTTCTTTTCCGGAGATGTCTAATGTAGAGACGTAGCACTGCTACGTCTCCGTAAGCTGTCAGAAATAAAAAATTGTTATTTCTTCAATCTCTCTAATTTTATAGATGATTAAACCTATTGCTTCTTACGCTTGAGACTAGATATTCCAATGCTACCTATAGCTAATAAACCTAACATAGAAGCCGGTTCTGGAACTGATTGCGAATCTACCGAAGCTATTCTTAAAGATACACCTCCGGCGTTATCACCGTAAGCGCTATCTCTGATTGAGAAGTTAACTAGAGTATCAGATGTAAGGGTAAAAGTGCTATCTACAGCATTCTGTAACGCTAGCAAAGGAGTACTATAAACACTTGGTGATGTATATTCTTCGGTAAAGTCTGTAGTAGATATAGTATATCTATTCATCCAACCTTGTCCATTGCCAGTACTTGTACCCCAAGCATTTCAACCATTATAATTGCCACCGTCGCTGACTCCGATGTAGTCAACTGAATAGGTTCCTGCTGATAAAGTTAATGAGATTGGACTATTTTGCCTAGCATCTATATCAACTATTTGGTTAAAAGTAGCAGCTTTTGCTTCTGTTTGAAATACACCGAAACTAACAGCAACACCAGCAGCAACCATCGCTAATTTATTGATTAATTTCATGACTTTGTTTTCTTCTCTTTATTTAAAAATGTTTTTTGTCTTTCTATATCAGTGATAATTCAATTTATCTCAATGTGCAATAGTTTGTTATCTACTTCGCAATCTTTTTATTATCTACAATCAAAAAAGTATTTAAAACAAGGATAAATGATTTAAATTCCAGGTAATACAAATATGATAGCAACAAAATAAAAAGTATTTGTTCCGCAAAAAAGCGAAATACCTGAAAAAATCTGAAAAAAACTGAATAATTATTTATCATTATTAATTGACTTAAATATTGAGCAAATATCAAATAAATTAATAATTGGTACCTTGCAAAGAGCTTTTCTATCTTTTTAAGTGTTTATACTGATGTCAAAATAAATTTTTGTTGAAAATATTTAAATAATACTAGTTTATTCCTAGTACTCCAGCAAGCTAACTATCCAGAGTGAATAAGGAGTAACAAAGTTCTTTACTTCCCCTTCTTCTGTTCGATTACTAGGAGCAATTGTATTGTCTACATGCTCGAATTTACGATATACATACAAATAAAAATGCTCCTAATTTTTCAAGTAAGAGCATGTTCTCAGTTTTCCTAAATTTAATTACTTCAGCACTTACCGTAACCGTCACAGCAACCTACAGCATAAATGTGCCAGTTGCGACTATTCCTATACTTATCTTCAAAATTTTCTGAATCCCCTTCTTCGCTTAATACAATCTCTCTTACTCTGGTAAAATAGCAGTTTTTAGTCGAGTCGAATACACTCTGAAAAGACAGCAATCCTTCTCCTTTATAACTGTCATGTGCAGGCAAGTACCCTCCACATTGTTTTAGGGATGTCAACCGTGTAAAATCGTCGTTCCTTCACCCTAGTCTTCGACAACCCGTGAGCCTCACTTTTGCGGGGGAACGGGAACATCTTCTATGAACTCTTCGGATAGGGCTTAGAGCAATTTAGTTCATACTTCCAAACTGGCTTCTAGGTAGAATTTTAAAACTTATGCTTACACCGTAGCCTTTGTCAAGCAGACGGAAGCAGGGTAAGGTTGAATTTTGATTGCATCCAAATGTAAAAAGCTATAATTTCAATTCACTTTGAACAGCATTCTCTCCTTCTCTTCCCCTTACTGTATGAAAAATATTAGATGCAACAAGGTTGAACGTAGTGAATAAACTTGACTTGACTCTAAACTATCTGTTCTTGACGCTTATAAATGAATAAACTAATAGCACCTACAGCGAATAAACTTATTACCGAAGTAGGTTCGGGAATTGATTGCGATGATAGTCTCAGAGATACACCGCCAACATTATCCTGATAGTAATTGTCCGCTATAAAAAAGTTAACTTTCGTATTTGATGCAAGGGTAAAAGATGTATCCACAGCATTCTGCATTGCTTGTAGAGGATTACGGTAGACACTAGGGCTGGAGAACATGTCACTAAAACCCTCGAAAGATATACGATAACTATTTATCCACCCTTTTCGACAGCCCTCTCCATGACTATTGCAAAAAGATGTGACTCCTTCTCCCCAGGCATTCCAAGCATCATAATTACCGCCATCACTCATTCCAATGTAATTAACTTTATAAGTTCCTGCTAATAGATTTAAAGAAATCGCATTGTTAGTGGTATTTTCTCTCGCATCTAAATTGACGATTCTACTGAAACTAGCTGCGTGTACCTCTGTTTGCATCAAACCAGAACTCATAGCCAGACTAGCGGCGAGTATTGCCAACTTGTTGAATATTTTCATCGAAAGCTTCTCTTCTTTAATTTGAAAGACTTAGCAAATCTTTCCGTACTTGTCAGTGATAATTGATATTTATCTTTGACGCAAGGGATTATTGAGTATTTTGTAAAAGCTTTATGAAATCTATTTTTCTATACTGAGATAAAATAAAAAAAGCATCAATAATTGACCTAATACGTTTTAAAAGCTTTATGAAAATAGTTGCTTATGTATTTAACCGCATTCATCTATTAATTTTCATCAAAACTATTTAAAAAGTAATAGTTATATTTGCGGCTATATTCTTATTTATGCCTTAATTGATCTTAGCTTTTTTATTGTTAGTGATAGGGTAAACTAATTTTACGTAAAAGCACTATCAATGTTTAGTATCTATTTAAGCTATTTTCATGAGTTATTCTTAAAAATTTCTCAATATCTTTACTTACCTGTAATACTTTTTCTTCAGGAGTCTGGGGCATTTCTTTCGATTTATTTTTAATTGCATTTTGAATATCGCGAGCCAGTTGAGTTACTTCCTCGACTTTTATAATCCAGTTATTTGCGTAACTCTGTACTACGCTACCGCGAATACCCAATTGCAATGCGCGATGCTCCAAACGTCGTAAGGACAAATCTCTATCGGGGTCCCATTGATACCTTACCTCAGATTTGTCTAAACTTCTTTTCCAATCTCTTTCTGATGCAAAAATATCTCTGTCGAATGATGTTGGTATTGCTTGCTTAAGAATCTCCTGAAAACCTTCATGGGTGAGCTTGATTTTTAAGATAGATTCTTGTCTATGTTTTGTTGCATAACCAGAACGATACAGCATCCAACCAAATGAAGGCTTAATCCAGGTCATTCTTTCCATATTAAAACCCTTACCAAAAGTTCCTTTACGTAAAGCTTCTTCCGCTATAGAAGGTTTGAAAGCTTGATATACATAAATTCCTTCGCTGTCATAAGCTGCTAGTATTTGTCGCTGCATCTACTAAAAACTTTTTTAATCTATTTTAGAATACATATATTACATTGTAGCACAGAGGGCTAATTAGTACTTTTTCAAACCAAGATTAGCGGGTTAAGTTGGAGAGGGTTAATATTATGTCCGATTAAACAGTTATCATACCTGTGAGGGCAAAGCAATAAGTAATCAGGGCAGCATATTATGTTGGTAATAACCGCTATCTTTTCAATAGAGTTATAAGTACTTAGACAAAATTAATTGTATATTTGTCATTGCGAGTCGAACGGAGTGACACAAATAATTTTGCATACCCACTTATCGTAAGTAATTAACCGGACTTGAGATAAGAAAAGGTTGTTTACGATGCATCCCGGCTTTCTAGATTTGGTGAACTACTAGATAAGTTCTGAAAAATAAAATAACCTTGGATAATATTTTTATCCAAAGCTATCTGACAGCATAAAGTGGTAATTATTTGTGTGAATTTTTTTGAGCAAACCATATCGGACGTTCGCCATCTAAGACCGCTCTGATGGAGGGTTGCGCCTCCCCTCGATGGCGACGAAACAGAGGAAACGATAAAAACTCCATAACGTCCAAATTTATTAAATTATCGCACTGTCCGAACACCTGCCAATTCGTTCTTCTTCGGCATTCGATAATGGGTCACTGCGGCATAACTCCCATCCAGTACTGTTGCTCTGAATCAACTTCAGACTATCTAAATCCGTAGCATAACTCAATCAAGAGTTGCAAGCTGACTAATTTAAGATATTATTGCTATTAGAAACATTCTGAGCAAACCATATCGGACGTTCGCCATCTAAGACCGCTCTGATGGAGGGTTGCGCCTCCCCTCGATGGCGACGAAACAGAGGAAACGATAAAAACTCCACAACGTCCAAGGCTATTAAATTATTACACTGTCCGAACACCTGCCAATTCGTTCTTCTTCGGTATTCAATAATGGGTCACTGCGGCATAACCCCCATCCAGTGCTGTTGCTCTGTTCCTTACATTTATAACAATATCAAGGATATTTCAGAAATTTGTCGCTCTAAGGTTCTATTGTTGATAATACTTTGGGTAGAACTGCTCAAGTAGTACAATTATTCCTTATAGGTGTAACGAGATGTTAATAAAATTGCGATCGCTGTTTTGAATAAACCTGCAAACCAAAGCTGACTCTACAATGTTGACAATCCAAGCTTATGATACCTCCGACATAGAAGCAGTTATTAAGCTGTGGTGGAAAACTTGGCACAATACATTTCCTGAGATTAGACAGAATGTAGTTTCCGGAGCCACCATCAAAGACATCGTTGCTATTGTAAAATCTCCCGATTGTAAATTAATCAGAAATCATTAATTTCATCTTTGTTGCTTATCTTCTTTTGAAAGTAGAATCGAGAGATTATCGGAAATGAATCGAGAATAACTAGAGAAATCGAAATCAGTTATCAACTAACAACTAACCACTATCTATCCACAGAACCCATCACTACATCAATACTTCCTAAAATCACAAAAATATCTGCAACTTTTACACCTTTTATTAATTGCGGTAATGCTTGTAAATTGTTGAAATCTGCGGGACGAATTTTCCAACGGTGAGGAAAAGCGTTGTCGTCACCAACTAAATAAATTCCTAATTCTCCTCTGCCAGATTCGACACGAACGTAATGTTCTCCCTTGGGAATCTTAAATGTAGGTGCAACTTTCTTGGCAATATATTGATAATCAAAACTATTCCATTCTGACTTTTTACCTTCTGCGATACGCTTCGCTTCTAAATTTTCATAAGCACCACCCGGTAAACCTGCAATGGCTTGTTTAATAATACTTATAGACTCGCGCATCTCCCCCATTCGCACTAGATAACGAGCTAAACAATCGCCGCTTTTATTCCACTGAACTTCCCAATCAAAATCGTCATAACATTCATAACGATCAACCTTGCGTAAATCCCACTTTACCCCAGAAGCCCGCAGCATGGGGCCGGAAATACCCCAATTAATTGCTTCTTCCCGACTGAGAACTCCTACGCCTTCAACTCGACGACAAAATATCGGATTATTGGTAATTAATTTCTCATATTCATCTACTTTAGGTAAAAAATAATCACAAAATTCTTTACATTTAATTACCCAACCATAAGGAAGATCGACAGCAACACCACCGATGCGAAAATAATTGTGGTTAACCATGCGGTATCCCGTAGCAGCTTCAAACAAATCGAGAATCATTTCCCTATCCCGAAGCGTATAGAAAAAAGGACTGTGTGCCCCGATATCACTAATAAAAGGTCCCAACCACAGCAAATGATTCACAATTCGCGCCAATTCCAGCATGATTGCTCGGATATAGCTAGCACGCTTAGGAATTTGGATATCAGCTAATTTCTCAACAGCATTAACTGTAACTGCTTCGTTGAACATGCCACCATAATAATCCCAGCGACTAACGTAAGGAACGTACATGATATTAGTGCGATTTTCAGCGATTTTCTCCATTCCCCGATGTAGATATCCTAAAACAGGTTCGCAATCTACTACATCTTCTCCATCAAGCGTGACAACGATTCTGAAACAGCCATGCATCGCAGGATGATGGGGACCAAAATTAATCGTCATCGGCTCGGTTTTGGTTTCTATTCTGGGCATCAGGAAGTACCATTAACTGCTTTTACTTCCTAATATGGCGATCGCCTTTATCGTTGTCTTGTAGATTCGTCCAATTTTTTGCACATTATTGAGATATTTTGACTTCTTTGTTTGAACTTAATTTTTGCAGAGCCTCTGCTAGTGTTCCGTTAAAAGATTACCTATGTTTGAGAGAGGGCAGAGGGGAAAGAGAGGGGAGAATATTTTTAATATTTCCACACACCCATCAAAATTATTTTCTCCCCCTGCTCCCCTGCTTCCCTTGCTCCCCCTGCTTGTCAAAACCCAGCATATTAATGAAAAGAAATACTAGCTTGTCCCATTAATCTTGATGGGTTAAGAAGTCGCTTCGTAGGTTGGGTTAAGCGAAGCGCAACCCAACTTTGGTGTTGGGTTACTCTAGGAGAAAGCTCCGCTTAGACTTCGTTCAAGCCAACCTACAATTATAAATATCAAACAGCTTGTAGCTTCTATCAAAAAATGGGACTCAAACCAGATGGAGCAACAAAAATTGGGCGTTGCTGATTAAAAGTATGAACAGCCCCCAACCCCCAATTCGGGGGGAGAAGTACATTTTAAAGTAGAACATACTTGGGGGATTTAGGGGGCTGCTGTTAGATAGTGATAATAAATTCATATCTCAATTCAGCAACGCCAAAAATTGATATTCGAGAAGACTTTGAACTCCGAGAAATTCGCTATTCACAAAACTTAACGTAAATCTTCCCCTCCGCGCACCTCCGCGTTAAACTCTGCCTACCTTTGCGTTTAAAATTCTTCCCTCAACCCATGATAGAACCTAAAATTATCGTAGATTCCCCACACCACAACGCTGAATGTCCGTTGTGGCATCCCCAGCAGCAGTATCTTTACTGGACGGATATTCCTCAAGGTAAACTGTATCGCTACAACCCACAAACAAATTCTCACGCACAAATCTATTCAGGAGAACCCGTTGGTGGTTTAACTATGCAAGCTGATGGTTCTTTAGTGCTATTCAAAACCAAAGGAACTATCGAGCAATGGAAAGAAGGTAAAATTACAACTTTAATCAACGAAATACCCGCAGAAAGACATACTCGTTTCAACGATGCGATCGCAGATCCAATGGGAAGAGTTTTTTCCGGTACAATGGCAAGTTCAGAAGACAAGGGAAGACTCTATCGTATAGATACCGATGGTTCGATTCATATAATTTTAGAAGAACTTTTGGTTCCCAACGGTATGGGTTTTTCCCCAGATTTAAAATATTTTTATCTTACCGACTCCGACACCCGCACCATCTACCGTTTTAATTACAACCAAGAAACGGGCGATATTACCAACCAGCAAAATCATATACTTGTCCCCGAAGAAGAAGGAGTTCCCGACGGAATGACAGTTGATGCGAATGGTTACATTTGGTCGGCTCGTTGGGATGGTAAACATTTGTACCGTTACGCTGCTG comes from Rivularia sp. PCC 7116 and encodes:
- a CDS encoding DUF748 domain-containing protein; translated protein: MTPPNTPQDSDSPTPQSHPRRRVWLGNIAKIAGVSILGLGIAGYFGLDYFIRRKLPGLLDKQLTEYINRPVKVGEVKNWSLSGIRLENSSIPATENDPNYVKAKAVVIGFNPIPLLFTQTLPLSINLIEPDVYVEEDKQGEWVRLNLDTSDEGELPFDIDAKINLRRAKVAVLPQALKNPFAVEDINGYLNYSQNKSWQLQYGISAPVVKGKVDIDGVTQLTDYKSRINARIDNLSLPDLSNYVKDNLPVTIPSGLLNANLEIDLPGLSKFAETQVDGTANVQRLQVKSPQLKVPVNAIANLNFDGQRVIFGDTRASYSNLTTAVSGVADLDKGFDLKVNTNSFNIGNLLKTTKLKSPVDINGNLQAQLLLKGDAQNPILLGNVFSNQGIIVDKVAFTKLNTVFGGNFQQVVLQEFRATPATGGDILAKGKVSFPKSLPEVKDFSKSKIALDFDARIANPQAIAANYGVTDEMLKLGRLLAEGEVSGTIANPQGALSWELPRAVADIVGRVSGGGNVRLAGNRVTSNNTIQTAEGKVNVDGRANLATNNWNAAVNANRLALNPFLAKVENVGERIKQSRIFLRRADINLAGSLNNFNPGSIRGNADVNLNINQGNVAVNGNLNRGILTANANVRGIGLNKIVPELPLAVTVANTKANVSGRLNDLLEFESIDSLDSFRASVNGNLILPEVKGRGRVDFNGNGNFATKNWNLVANANSLPISSLLSAEQRQQFRLNQLNQPVTLRRGNVRLAGNLDIINDFDFNKVNGNADLNLAVNNGSVRVDGNLNRGILQANVNANSIAANPFLPELPLPVTVANTRVNLSGRVNQLLEFESIENLDKLNSFRATANGRLIVPGSRGDINFNANGNLATNNLQAVVNANRISLNQLVENSPLPVTVNNSRVNVAGKINQLLANNFDNLNADVNANLTVAQGSVRAIANLNNGRIASNINANNVNTSVLCRSFDIRCPELSQLSAKLNLAGEIKPLLEGNPILIQANQAYVNTLQQELNAKGQIVIVPGDDGISSWNVATDLNVDANSNLSKIPLKSIARELDEEGIPKIKGRANFSGRLIGRNLISAPFAPGNVRLAGNLNLRNLALDNRIKFQPLLQGPVDINLGNSIEFDLQGKTDRIAASLQPCNRENCLSPYLPSFFDLRQGVNTQNPILLAGRRQGDVLDIDLKNASLSLLNLVPVVEETIGTTVDGKVTGNLDVNLFNLATAGNIQVENPAIGAVKAEEFVAAFSYDGENARVDAATLQIGKTEYALQGNYNLKSQDINGRLVADNARVQDIFAAVNVFNLEDLQGGVDNILNPEYGDADNLPTQPVGKPNAPILEQIRLFAEIVNRIQQQAALQQDENTIQFDIQGEYDAEVAVAGKLTNPQVNFQLLGDDWQWRPQEEYVTYNARKGVIVKQNQAIDISKVVARGNYSNGIIKLDPAQVNVEGGEIAVDGSLELDGFKSLGTVKIANLPVTLAERFVDLPVDIGGTFNLQANLGGSAFKPDIPEGTFSLINGTINKKSLGELAGNFNYLDSTGRLVTTPNSVVKVDATVAYPLQLDRRNTVAVQAKIDNQAFQLLDAFTQNQLQWVDGNGEVAIAIDGDLNTEANTIRGILSDLVATTAINIENATIKTKQLESEIKLSAVGNAVLDDEIIQVEAISGNLANSPFSIAGNLPIFQPQGNQPLTVILGSRNAKSEDIIFEDIEPQKIKLKGLYSGEIASYINVSRTVLNPVISGDILLQKGKVDIPKREEENTEEATAKLKNAANEVATQSKQLNQPQQPNDLPINPTFDNFKVTLGRGFKFSRSLPRVNFRMAGDITVNGGLNNLRGNGQIELKRGSLFLLENSFFITRDRKQVVTFSPNRSLLNPQLDVELQTTVVDAPNFDRLEADNNEIRDDIVAAANPEQIDVRILVEGEANQLLASLGNSASDGDACITYQRNVRLSELGTNVTESENKLRKVSDCINANSKVSIQTKDLLDNPAVALTSIPSRSNSEILSLLGNRTFAAIQKLEQQLTSGNEAELLESLVLDYLVAPLETEITQEFLYQAQKPVNSLGKSIGLTRLQVFPSFTGLKDINENSSARFVYDYEAGEFRLQYEARF
- a CDS encoding PEP-CTERM sorting domain-containing protein (PEP-CTERM proteins occur, often in large numbers, in the proteomes of bacteria that also encode an exosortase, a predicted intramembrane cysteine proteinase. The presence of a PEP-CTERM domain at a protein's C-terminus predicts cleavage within the sorting domain, followed by covalent anchoring to some some component of the (usually Gram-negative) cell surface. Many PEP-CTERM proteins exhibit an unusual sequence composition that includes large numbers of potential glycosylation sites. Expression of one such protein has been shown restore the ability of a bacterium to form floc, a type of biofilm.), which encodes MNRYTISTTDFTEEYTSPSVYSTPLLALQNAVDSTFTLTSDTLVNFSIRDSAYGDNAGGVSLRIASVDSQSVPEPASMLGLLAIGSIGISSLKRKKQ